From the Aminivibrio sp. genome, one window contains:
- the nagA gene encoding N-acetylglucosamine-6-phosphate deacetylase, producing MNRLLFTGGTVLLPTGFRRMDAAVSGGVISALAPDIAPEEGDAVVDLQGDLLVPGFIDMHVHGGGGADFMDGTADAFLTACRVHARHGTTTLYPTALTAADEDMDAFFAALETAERARKAARASAGARIGGVHVEGPWLAPAQAGAQDPKYLRTPSEEECEKLLARSDRIAVVTMAPELDGACECASLLAARGILPAMGHSAADLEQVRTAVDSGFRHMVHFYSAMSTVRRENSYRIPGMVEAGYLFDAVTVEAIADGHHLPLSLLRLIHKVKGPERMVLVTDAMRGAGMPEGPSVLGSQKNGREVLVEGGVARLPDRSGFAGSVCTMDRAVRTAVSAGIPLEDALRMASGTPSKILGTAGRRGAVLPGMDADLARLDGDLNVRMTVVGGRIFAGNC from the coding sequence ATGAACCGCCTCCTGTTCACCGGCGGCACTGTGCTGCTGCCCACGGGCTTCCGAAGGATGGACGCCGCCGTCAGCGGCGGTGTGATCTCGGCCCTCGCCCCGGACATCGCCCCCGAAGAGGGCGATGCCGTTGTCGACCTGCAGGGGGACCTGCTCGTTCCCGGCTTTATCGACATGCACGTCCACGGGGGCGGAGGAGCGGACTTCATGGACGGAACGGCCGACGCCTTCCTCACCGCCTGCCGGGTCCACGCCCGCCACGGCACCACCACCCTCTATCCCACGGCCCTCACGGCCGCCGACGAGGACATGGACGCCTTCTTCGCCGCCCTGGAGACGGCGGAGAGGGCCCGGAAAGCGGCAAGGGCCTCCGCGGGCGCCCGCATCGGCGGCGTCCACGTTGAGGGGCCCTGGCTCGCCCCTGCCCAGGCAGGCGCCCAGGACCCCAAATACCTCCGCACCCCCTCCGAGGAGGAGTGCGAAAAACTGCTCGCCAGGTCCGACAGGATCGCCGTGGTTACCATGGCTCCGGAACTGGACGGCGCCTGCGAATGCGCCTCTCTGCTGGCGGCCCGGGGGATCCTCCCTGCCATGGGCCATTCCGCCGCGGACCTCGAACAGGTACGGACGGCGGTGGACAGCGGCTTCCGCCACATGGTCCACTTCTACTCCGCCATGAGCACCGTGCGGAGGGAGAACAGCTACCGCATCCCCGGCATGGTGGAGGCGGGGTACCTCTTCGACGCCGTCACCGTGGAGGCCATCGCCGACGGACACCACCTCCCCCTGAGCCTGCTCCGGCTCATCCACAAGGTCAAGGGGCCGGAACGGATGGTCCTGGTCACCGACGCCATGCGGGGCGCGGGCATGCCCGAAGGGCCGTCCGTCCTCGGCAGCCAGAAGAACGGCCGGGAGGTCCTGGTGGAAGGGGGCGTGGCCCGCCTTCCCGACCGGAGCGGCTTCGCCGGGAGCGTCTGCACCATGGACCGGGCCGTCCGGACCGCCGTCTCGGCGGGAATTCCCCTGGAGGACGCCCTCCGGATGGCCTCCGGGACACCCTCGAAAATCCTCGGCACCGCAGGCCGCAGGGGAGCCGTGCTGCCAGGCATGGACGCCGACCTGGCGAGGCTTGACGGCGATCTGAACGTCCGCATGACCGTGGTGGGAGGCAGAATTTTCGCCGGAAACTGTTGA